In Mesorhizobium sp. J428, the genomic window TGATGCCGCTCGCCGGCACGGTGAGGGATACGCCCTTGAGGACGAGGATGACGTGATCGTAGATCACCTCGATATTGTTGATCGAGAGGATCGGCTGGGCCGTCTCGGGCATCGGCACTGCGTTCGACATCAGTCTCTTCCTCTACTTGTCTGTTCGATCATCGCAGCCAGCCGCTTCGGCAAGACCAGCCGATAGCTCCGCCTCACGATGGCATCGACTTCGTCCCAGTCGGGACCGCGGTCGAGCCGCATGCCAATCCATCCCTTCGGACCGACGTAGGGCGGCACGAAGAAGGTGTCCGGATCGGCACCGACCAGCACCTGCTGGCTGCCGGGCGGCGCCTTGCACCAGACCGAGACACGGCCATCGCCGGTCTTCACCATCGCGAAGATCTTGTCCCTTACCCGGAAGGTCGCGTCGCCCCACGCTTCCTTTTCTACGGCCTCGGGCAGACCCAGGCAGATGG contains:
- a CDS encoding MmcQ/YjbR family DNA-binding protein translates to MNRSQSEAVTEHLRSICLGLPEAVEKEAWGDATFRVRDKIFAMVKTGDGRVSVWCKAPPGSQQVLVGADPDTFFVPPYVGPKGWIGMRLDRGPDWDEVDAIVRRSYRLVLPKRLAAMIEQTSRGRD